One part of the Alistipes onderdonkii genome encodes these proteins:
- a CDS encoding DUF5119 domain-containing protein: MKNILIISALAGVLALSSCWRDDLYYATVDRATVRIEADWTPARLTPNGVSAFVFDRNGAAFDVVRSNDSRKADLSLPEGFYSVVVLNNTLDEYRNIESAGTDRLETFALMGRAVSPNFTSLGGGTRAESFIGEPDTVAGSVVRNIEVTRKMIEYFRTKPHGMEPAPAAVYQTAPTRIISVADIRVHVKGLKYAAGAPRTHLKNLSGGYYLDSDKPHSLQVCHEFVLNNRCFDAKDPRNGTITRQLATFGLHDETGVRYLMEMEFVLLNGEKHPVSLDVTDAIRVTQGATHKIIHIEVEIELPEVIGNGDGAFDPDLEEWEDIDVDIPM, from the coding sequence ATGAAAAACATACTGATTATATCGGCTCTTGCAGGCGTTCTGGCGCTCTCCTCCTGCTGGCGCGACGACCTTTATTATGCCACCGTCGACCGCGCCACCGTCCGTATCGAGGCCGACTGGACTCCGGCGCGGCTGACGCCCAACGGCGTTTCGGCATTCGTGTTCGACCGCAACGGCGCGGCTTTCGACGTGGTCCGGAGCAACGACTCCCGGAAAGCGGACCTCTCACTGCCCGAAGGCTTCTATAGTGTTGTCGTGCTGAACAATACGCTGGATGAATACAGGAATATCGAAAGCGCGGGAACCGACCGGCTGGAGACCTTCGCCCTGATGGGCAGGGCGGTGTCCCCCAACTTCACGTCGCTCGGCGGCGGCACCCGAGCGGAATCCTTCATCGGGGAGCCCGACACGGTGGCCGGAAGCGTAGTCCGAAATATCGAGGTGACCCGCAAGATGATCGAATATTTCCGGACCAAACCCCACGGCATGGAACCCGCCCCGGCGGCAGTCTATCAGACTGCTCCGACCCGCATCATCTCGGTGGCCGACATCAGGGTGCATGTCAAGGGGCTCAAATATGCCGCGGGGGCGCCCCGCACCCACCTGAAGAATCTTTCGGGCGGCTATTACCTCGATTCGGACAAGCCGCATTCGCTGCAGGTCTGCCACGAGTTCGTGCTGAACAACCGCTGCTTCGATGCGAAAGACCCGCGCAACGGCACCATCACCAGACAGCTGGCGACGTTCGGCCTGCACGATGAGACGGGCGTGCGCTACCTGATGGAGATGGAGTTCGTGCTGCTCAATGGCGAAAAACATCCCGTCTCGCTCGATGTCACCGATGCCATCCGCGTGACGCAGGGCGCGACGCACAAGATCATCCATATCGAGGTGGAGATCGAACTTCCCGAGGTGATCGGCAACGGCGACGGCGCCTTCGACCCCGACCTGGAGGAATGGGAGGACATCGATGTCGACATCCCGATGTAA